One part of the Maridesulfovibrio bastinii DSM 16055 genome encodes these proteins:
- the nifA gene encoding nif-specific transcriptional activator NifA has protein sequence MPSSLSGLKISALLAICQVIDQALNLESALNGVLKILSEKLSMQRATVTLHDAGSGHLSITSSYGLTVEEKQRGVYRLDEGVTGRIFRTGEPFYVPDISKEPLFLDKTGSRKLQRATTSFIGVPIILHGDPIGVLNVDRLFEDDIEFEEDIDFLKIVATLIGQFISLNEKILKREEVLKRENTSLRYQVSKKSKGLYIVGQSSAMTEVQRKIEKVSPTKATVMLLGESGVGKTLIARIIHELSERNGHPFIKVNCASIPENLLESELFGYEKGAFTGATGTRQGRFEEADGGTIFLDEIGEFPMNLQAKLLRVLQEKELERLGSNRTRTIDVRILAATNRDIKELVERNEFRLDLYYRLNIFPILVPPLRDRKEDITKLLNHFLQKMSEDYGRKMFFSPPALDALISYDWPGNVREMQNLIERLVIMSESEMISLDFLESYVNLDSSAELVEAAQLERPKPEATPPVKAPKNKSLKEVEREELVSALERNGWIQYKAAEDLGLTARQMGYRVRKYKLESMIAEGRADLRR, from the coding sequence ATGCCATCATCACTAAGCGGCCTAAAAATATCTGCTCTGCTGGCAATATGTCAGGTAATTGATCAGGCTCTGAATCTGGAATCAGCTCTTAACGGAGTTCTTAAAATACTCTCCGAAAAACTGAGCATGCAGCGGGCCACCGTTACCTTACATGATGCAGGCAGCGGGCATCTTTCCATCACCTCCTCATACGGTTTGACTGTTGAAGAAAAACAGAGGGGGGTCTATCGGCTTGACGAAGGGGTTACCGGTCGAATTTTCAGAACCGGGGAACCTTTCTATGTACCTGACATCAGTAAGGAACCTCTGTTTCTTGATAAAACAGGTTCACGCAAACTTCAGAGGGCTACAACCTCATTTATCGGCGTTCCCATTATACTGCATGGTGATCCCATAGGGGTTCTGAATGTTGACCGCCTTTTTGAGGATGATATTGAATTTGAAGAAGATATAGACTTTCTGAAAATTGTAGCAACTCTCATCGGCCAGTTCATCAGCCTGAATGAAAAGATATTGAAACGTGAAGAAGTTCTGAAAAGGGAAAACACTTCACTCCGCTATCAGGTGTCCAAAAAATCAAAGGGCTTATATATAGTCGGCCAGAGCTCGGCTATGACTGAAGTCCAGCGCAAAATTGAAAAAGTATCTCCCACCAAGGCAACCGTCATGCTTCTTGGTGAGTCCGGTGTCGGTAAAACCCTGATCGCCAGAATTATCCATGAACTTTCCGAAAGGAACGGTCATCCGTTCATTAAAGTGAACTGTGCCTCAATCCCTGAAAATCTGCTTGAATCAGAACTTTTCGGTTACGAAAAGGGAGCATTTACCGGAGCAACCGGTACGAGACAGGGCAGATTTGAAGAGGCTGACGGCGGAACCATTTTCCTTGACGAAATTGGCGAATTTCCCATGAATCTACAGGCAAAACTGTTGCGGGTTCTTCAGGAAAAAGAGCTTGAAAGACTTGGATCAAACCGCACCAGAACTATAGATGTAAGAATACTTGCGGCAACAAACCGGGATATAAAAGAGCTTGTTGAAAGAAATGAATTCAGGCTTGATCTCTACTATCGTCTGAATATCTTCCCTATTCTGGTTCCACCGCTTAGAGACCGTAAAGAAGATATAACTAAACTTCTTAATCATTTTCTGCAGAAAATGTCAGAAGACTACGGTCGCAAAATGTTTTTCTCACCTCCTGCTCTGGACGCCCTTATTTCATACGACTGGCCCGGAAATGTCCGGGAAATGCAGAACCTTATCGAACGGCTGGTAATCATGTCCGAAAGTGAAATGATCAGCCTCGACTTTCTGGAATCGTATGTAAATCTGGATTCTTCTGCTGAACTTGTTGAAGCAGCCCAGCTTGAACGCCCGAAACCGGAAGCCACTCCCCCGGTAAAAGCTCCTAAAAATAAATCGCTTAAAGAAGTTGAGCGTGAAGAACTTGTTTCCGCTTTGGAGCGCAACGGCTGGATACAGTATAAAGCTGCCGAAGATCTCGGTCTGACTGCCAGACAGATGGGTTACAGAGTGCGTAAATACAAGCTTGAAAGCATGATTGCCGAAGGCCGGGCTGATCTGAGAAGATAG
- a CDS encoding aldo/keto reductase — MSGKMKTLKLGMTDIEVSALGLGCMGLSEFYGEASTKEQASELINYALDNGVNFFDTADTYGHGHNEELLAYSLKGKRDRAVIATKFGIVRKKGEYARVLDGRPEYVRKACHDSLKRLNTDYIDLYYIHRLGNDTPVEETVGELSRLVEEGKIRAIGMSEVSKETLEKACAVHPVTALQTEYSMFTRDPEQEILPATREMGITFVPYSPICRGLLSSQAPSCEGDSDFRSSLPRFSGEAYDNNLRIAQELSQIAENKKCSLAQLSLAWVMSQSDNIVPIPGTTKVEHLKSNIGAAAVDFSTKEMSEINSLLASRIIIGQRYTDEGMKGLNA, encoded by the coding sequence ATGTCCGGTAAGATGAAAACTTTGAAGCTCGGTATGACTGATATTGAAGTTTCAGCTCTTGGTTTAGGCTGTATGGGACTTAGTGAGTTTTACGGTGAAGCTTCCACAAAAGAGCAGGCTTCAGAGCTGATCAATTACGCTCTTGATAACGGGGTCAATTTCTTCGATACGGCAGACACATACGGTCATGGACATAATGAAGAACTGCTGGCCTATTCCCTTAAAGGCAAAAGGGATCGGGCCGTCATTGCAACTAAATTTGGTATTGTCAGGAAAAAAGGTGAATACGCCCGTGTACTGGATGGTCGTCCTGAATATGTAAGAAAAGCATGCCATGACAGCCTGAAACGTTTAAACACGGATTATATAGATCTGTATTATATCCACAGGCTTGGTAATGATACTCCGGTAGAAGAAACTGTTGGCGAACTTTCGCGTCTGGTTGAAGAAGGAAAAATAAGAGCTATTGGAATGTCCGAAGTTTCAAAGGAGACTCTGGAAAAGGCCTGCGCTGTTCATCCTGTAACCGCTTTGCAGACAGAGTATTCAATGTTTACCCGTGATCCCGAGCAGGAAATCCTTCCTGCCACCAGAGAAATGGGAATAACATTTGTTCCATACAGCCCTATTTGCAGAGGACTTCTCAGTTCTCAGGCTCCATCATGTGAAGGTGATTCCGATTTCAGGTCCTCCTTGCCTCGTTTCAGCGGTGAGGCTTATGATAATAATCTCAGGATTGCACAGGAGCTGAGTCAGATTGCCGAAAATAAGAAATGCAGCCTTGCACAATTGTCGCTGGCGTGGGTTATGAGTCAGTCTGATAATATAGTTCCCATTCCCGGCACCACAAAAGTTGAGCATCTGAAATCAAATATCGGAGCGGCTGCTGTTGATTTCAGCACCAAGGAAATGAGCGAAATCAACAGTCTCCTTGCTTCACGAATAATAATCGGCCAACGCTATACTGATGAAGGAATGAAGGGCCTTAATGCCTAG
- a CDS encoding LysR substrate-binding domain-containing protein translates to MDSKQLRYFVAVAEELHFGKAAKRLNMSQPPLSQHIIKFEEELETKLFSRNKRSVTLTAAGKSLLEDARRILRLTDLAEEKLKATAQGRAGTLTLSYVAPALDTDLPLKIGRYKTDYPEVKLSLLEMKTFNQLDEIRKGSVDAGIVRLFRHNTEGLAYDLFHSESYALIIPAGHRFESKKSVNIAELAGEKFIFAPRRIQSALYDEWLKIFSEAGFIPDIVQEAESKNTALALVRAGLGISIVPESLSMRSSKEVIFKKLSGPIPDLELHIAYLESNENPALRNFLTTT, encoded by the coding sequence ATGGACTCAAAACAGCTCAGATACTTTGTTGCAGTGGCAGAAGAACTGCATTTCGGCAAGGCCGCTAAGCGGCTTAACATGTCCCAGCCTCCCCTTAGCCAGCATATTATAAAATTTGAAGAGGAGCTGGAAACAAAACTGTTTTCCCGCAATAAAAGGTCTGTGACTCTTACCGCCGCAGGCAAAAGTTTGCTTGAAGATGCGCGGCGGATTCTCAGACTTACTGATCTGGCCGAAGAAAAATTGAAGGCTACAGCCCAAGGCAGAGCCGGGACACTGACCCTTTCCTACGTTGCCCCGGCACTTGATACTGACCTGCCGCTTAAAATCGGTCGTTACAAAACAGATTATCCCGAAGTAAAGCTTTCACTTCTGGAGATGAAAACATTCAATCAGCTGGATGAAATTCGTAAAGGATCAGTTGACGCGGGGATAGTCAGACTTTTTAGGCATAATACAGAAGGATTGGCTTATGATTTGTTTCATTCAGAGTCTTATGCACTGATAATCCCGGCCGGACATAGATTTGAGAGTAAAAAATCAGTCAATATTGCGGAGCTTGCCGGAGAAAAATTTATCTTTGCTCCACGAAGAATACAAAGTGCCTTATATGATGAATGGCTGAAAATCTTCTCCGAGGCCGGATTTATACCGGATATTGTACAGGAAGCAGAGAGTAAAAATACAGCTCTGGCCCTTGTCCGAGCCGGACTTGGTATATCCATAGTTCCGGAAAGCCTGTCTATGCGATCTTCAAAAGAAGTAATTTTTAAAAAACTTTCAGGTCCAATTCCTGACCTTGAGCTTCATATTGCTTACCTTGAAAGTAATGAAAATCCCGCACTGCGAAATTTTTTAACCACCACTTAA
- the nhaB gene encoding sodium/proton antiporter NhaB yields MSLGFSQTYGRNFLGSAPGWYKKTILAFLILNPVVLFTAGPFVSGWLLIAEFIFTLAMALKCYPLPAGGLLAFEAIILKMTNAETVYEEALKNFEVILLLIFMVAGIHFMKDFLQFTFTRILTRVRSKYAISLLFCLAGAFLSAFLDALTVTAVIMAVSYGFYNVYHRFISGKKIDEEHNLASDDLVKEMNRKDLLEFRGFLRNLMMHGAVGTALGGVCTLVGEPQNLLIGSEMGWHFMPFAKEVSPVTVPVLIIGLLTCLLVEKFHVFGYGFQLPGNIRSHLLETAVKQEKKNGEAGKAKIVIQCITGIWLVCALAFHLAAVGLVGLSVIVILTSMTGITEEHQLGEAFEEALPFTALLVVFFSVVAVIHDQQLFKPIIDFVLSMHGSHQLAAYYVANGLLSSISDNVFVATVYISETKLHFVHMLGAIPDIGMTGQQLMDKLTDPHLTRADVLSTLPQAAAAQAKALMLHFDKLAVAINTGTNIPSVATPNGQAAFLFLLTSALAPVIRLSYGRMVKLALPYTITMSLTGLFAVYFFL; encoded by the coding sequence ATGAGTCTCGGTTTTTCACAAACCTACGGGCGCAATTTCCTTGGAAGTGCGCCGGGATGGTACAAAAAAACAATTCTGGCCTTTTTAATTCTCAACCCGGTTGTGCTTTTTACAGCAGGACCATTTGTCTCAGGATGGCTCCTGATCGCCGAGTTTATCTTTACTCTGGCTATGGCTCTAAAATGCTATCCCCTGCCCGCTGGCGGCCTTCTCGCTTTTGAAGCAATCATTCTAAAAATGACCAACGCTGAAACTGTCTATGAAGAAGCTCTTAAAAACTTTGAAGTAATCCTGCTGCTTATTTTCATGGTTGCCGGTATTCACTTCATGAAGGACTTTCTTCAGTTCACGTTCACCAGAATCCTGACAAGAGTTCGCTCAAAGTATGCGATTTCACTCCTGTTCTGCCTCGCAGGAGCTTTTCTTTCAGCATTTCTGGACGCTCTGACAGTTACCGCGGTCATCATGGCTGTTTCATACGGCTTCTACAACGTTTACCACCGCTTCATTTCCGGTAAAAAAATTGATGAGGAACACAACCTCGCAAGTGATGATCTTGTAAAGGAAATGAACAGAAAGGATCTTCTCGAATTCAGAGGATTCCTGCGCAACCTGATGATGCACGGTGCTGTTGGTACTGCTCTCGGCGGTGTATGTACACTCGTTGGTGAACCTCAGAACCTCCTTATCGGCAGTGAAATGGGCTGGCACTTCATGCCTTTTGCCAAAGAAGTTTCACCTGTCACCGTTCCTGTTCTTATTATAGGTCTGCTGACATGTCTGCTGGTAGAGAAATTCCATGTATTCGGTTACGGATTCCAGCTCCCCGGCAACATCCGCTCCCACCTGCTTGAAACAGCTGTAAAGCAGGAAAAAAAGAACGGCGAAGCAGGAAAAGCAAAAATCGTAATCCAGTGCATTACCGGTATCTGGCTCGTGTGCGCACTGGCTTTCCACCTTGCCGCTGTAGGTCTGGTCGGACTTTCAGTTATTGTCATCCTGACCTCAATGACCGGTATTACTGAAGAACATCAGCTTGGTGAAGCCTTTGAAGAAGCTCTTCCTTTTACCGCTCTGCTGGTTGTATTCTTCTCAGTTGTTGCGGTTATCCATGACCAGCAGCTGTTCAAACCCATCATTGATTTTGTTCTGAGCATGCACGGCAGCCATCAGCTTGCAGCATACTATGTAGCAAACGGACTGCTTTCATCTATTTCAGATAACGTATTTGTTGCAACAGTTTACATATCTGAAACCAAGCTTCACTTTGTTCACATGCTCGGAGCCATCCCTGATATCGGTATGACCGGACAGCAGCTTATGGATAAGCTTACTGATCCTCATTTAACCCGTGCCGATGTCCTTTCAACTCTGCCTCAGGCAGCCGCAGCGCAGGCCAAGGCTCTCATGCTGCATTTCGACAAGCTGGCTGTTGCCATCAACACCGGAACAAATATTCCAAGTGTCGCAACACCAAACGGTCAGGCAGCCTTCCTCTTCCTGCTGACATCTGCTCTGGCTCCTGTCATCAGGCTTTCATACGGAAGAATGGTAAAGCTGGCTCTTCCTTATACAATAACCATGTCACTGACCGGTCTTTTCGCTGTTTATTTCTTCCTTTAG
- a CDS encoding PQQ-binding-like beta-propeller repeat protein codes for MGSDTTLSKFSSYNFILIITFIICLACASQSRAAETMKWKFKTDWRLYSCPAVGTDGTVYLGTTNENAETIKLIALNPDKTVKWTYYTNYSAYSPTAVSPDGNIYFGTEVSLVSLTHNGRINWKKNIRIGNNNGPAVGSDGTVYTGTESAFGDGSGLMYALNPKDGSTKWTFSPDGDVATVPVIAKDGTIYFATSSNKIYALNPNGTEKWKFTAAYPVTAAPAIGADGTIYFGTFQYDATNTFYALAPNGSIKWTFTDSGPFTSQPAIGADGTIYVAGDKLFALTPEGHKKWGFASYSSGSWAQAFGCPVIGADGNIYLAVCNNILYVISPSGTKIREHAFTGVDSTGRGIGFTATTLAADGTLYIPSYDSYLYSFSTSSNGPANSPWPMQGRDSKHSGTHWKTNYDKDNDGLPDAWEYANFSNLNQNSAGDYDKDGLNNSREFNLNTNPAKKDSDSDGIPDKWEVDNHTDPNINDSDSDPDGDNLSNLDEYKAGTDPHAVIDWAPVWTVGSLSKFRSKSPAIAADGTMYFYNSTSLEALTPNGDLKWGYPTGPTDYYSQGPVVAKDGTVYISSTENKFYAINPDGSLKWDFNASSYSRYALAADNTIYLASRDSSGNSTLFAISPEGHLRWSVPLNSKVAYLNISGDGAIYCFSDNGDIEALDNTGSRKWIFSSGETSISEAALGKDGTIYVGGGRSLLAITADGHKMWEYNVNINVVNSPVIDNSGNICFTTMTDIITVDPSGSLLWTYRFGHELAQASGYDSYSTRYLISNTPVATADGTVFLAASFIDGASELFAFRNGIKIWSSNVDGTLRTAPVITADGSIYLGTYSGTAYKIATDCGGLADSAWPKFAGNNSNTSASSIKVTAKNITPAIQLLLLN; via the coding sequence ATGGGTAGCGATACAACATTGTCGAAGTTTAGTAGTTATAATTTTATACTGATCATTACATTTATTATATGCTTAGCCTGTGCAAGCCAGTCCAGAGCTGCTGAAACCATGAAGTGGAAATTTAAAACTGACTGGAGGCTCTACAGCTGCCCTGCTGTTGGGACTGATGGAACCGTATATTTAGGAACTACCAACGAGAATGCTGAAACTATAAAACTCATTGCCCTGAATCCTGATAAAACCGTAAAATGGACATACTATACAAACTACAGCGCCTACTCTCCTACAGCAGTAAGTCCTGACGGTAATATTTATTTCGGGACAGAGGTTTCACTGGTTTCTCTGACTCACAATGGTAGAATAAACTGGAAAAAAAATATTCGTATCGGCAACAATAACGGCCCTGCTGTCGGTAGTGACGGAACTGTTTATACGGGTACAGAAAGCGCATTTGGAGACGGTAGCGGTCTCATGTATGCCCTCAATCCAAAAGACGGTTCCACCAAATGGACTTTCAGTCCTGATGGTGATGTTGCGACAGTCCCGGTTATAGCTAAGGACGGAACAATATATTTTGCAACCAGCAGCAACAAGATTTATGCGCTGAATCCTAATGGCACCGAGAAATGGAAATTCACTGCTGCTTATCCGGTGACAGCAGCACCGGCAATTGGCGCTGATGGAACTATTTATTTTGGAACATTTCAATATGACGCAACCAATACATTTTATGCGCTTGCCCCGAATGGCAGCATAAAATGGACTTTTACTGATAGCGGACCTTTTACCTCACAACCAGCTATCGGAGCAGATGGAACTATTTATGTAGCGGGAGACAAGCTTTTCGCTTTAACCCCGGAAGGACATAAAAAGTGGGGGTTTGCATCCTATAGTTCAGGTTCGTGGGCACAGGCATTTGGATGCCCGGTAATCGGTGCTGACGGAAATATCTACTTAGCAGTATGTAATAACATTTTGTATGTAATCAGTCCTTCCGGGACAAAAATAAGGGAACATGCTTTCACCGGTGTAGACAGCACAGGAAGAGGCATTGGATTCACCGCCACGACCCTTGCTGCGGATGGGACATTATATATTCCTTCTTACGATTCTTATCTCTACTCTTTCAGTACTTCCAGCAACGGCCCGGCAAATTCACCATGGCCCATGCAGGGCCGCGACTCCAAACACAGCGGAACCCATTGGAAAACCAACTACGACAAAGATAATGACGGACTCCCGGATGCATGGGAGTATGCAAATTTCTCAAACCTCAATCAAAATTCCGCAGGCGACTATGACAAGGACGGACTGAACAACAGCAGGGAGTTTAATCTAAACACAAACCCAGCTAAAAAAGATTCCGACAGTGATGGAATTCCGGATAAATGGGAAGTAGATAATCATACTGACCCTAATATCAATGATTCCGACTCCGACCCTGACGGTGACAATCTTTCAAACCTTGATGAATATAAAGCAGGGACTGATCCTCATGCTGTAATTGACTGGGCTCCTGTCTGGACCGTGGGGTCTCTTTCAAAATTTCGTTCAAAATCACCCGCAATTGCTGCTGACGGGACTATGTACTTCTACAATTCAACTTCGCTTGAAGCATTAACTCCAAATGGAGATTTAAAATGGGGGTACCCCACAGGACCAACAGACTACTACAGTCAGGGACCTGTGGTGGCTAAAGACGGAACAGTATACATCAGCTCAACTGAAAATAAATTCTACGCCATAAATCCTGATGGAAGCTTGAAATGGGATTTCAACGCATCCAGTTATTCACGGTATGCCCTCGCTGCTGATAATACAATCTACCTCGCATCGCGGGATAGTTCCGGCAACAGCACCCTCTTTGCAATATCACCTGAAGGTCATCTTAGATGGTCTGTTCCCCTTAATTCAAAAGTTGCATATCTCAATATTTCCGGAGACGGAGCAATATACTGCTTTTCTGATAATGGGGATATCGAAGCACTGGATAATACCGGTTCAAGGAAATGGATATTTTCATCAGGAGAAACTTCCATATCAGAAGCGGCTCTAGGCAAAGATGGAACTATATATGTTGGAGGAGGCAGATCACTTTTAGCTATCACTGCTGATGGCCATAAAATGTGGGAATATAATGTAAATATTAATGTGGTAAATTCGCCGGTAATTGATAACAGCGGCAACATCTGCTTCACTACAATGACAGACATCATCACTGTAGATCCGTCAGGAAGTTTACTGTGGACCTATAGGTTCGGACACGAGCTTGCTCAGGCTTCCGGCTATGACAGCTATTCTACAAGATATCTGATCTCAAACACACCCGTGGCCACGGCGGATGGAACCGTCTTTTTAGCAGCAAGTTTCATTGATGGTGCCAGTGAATTATTTGCTTTCAGAAACGGAATAAAAATCTGGTCCTCAAATGTTGACGGCACATTAAGAACAGCTCCGGTTATCACTGCTGACGGCAGTATCTACTTAGGAACATACTCAGGCACGGCATACAAAATAGCTACAGATTGCGGAGGTCTTGCAGACTCTGCATGGCCTAAATTCGCGGGGAATAACAGCAATACATCCGCATCATCCATCAAAGTAACTGCAAAGAATATCACCCCGGCCATACAACTTCTGCTTCTTAATTAA